Proteins encoded together in one Salarias fasciatus chromosome 17, fSalaFa1.1, whole genome shotgun sequence window:
- the LOC115404730 gene encoding heparan sulfate 2-O-sulfotransferase 1-like, whose amino-acid sequence MAHWSFGGSVSGRPSSRGGFSGASAVVDGSLAVLVFGVSVMLIEKQIQKLDEWRAKLESVLLKPEVAETERRVGEDQPPPARGDNTVIIYNRVPQTASTSFTNIAYDLCRKNQFHVLHVNISPNNPVLSLQDQIRVVKNITSWKEKKPGFYHGHMAYLDFAK is encoded by the exons ATGGCTCATTGGAGTTTCGGCGGCAGCGTCAGCGGTCGGCCATCTTCCCGAGGGGGCTtctccggagcctctgcagtgGTGGATGGAAG cctggcgGTCCTGGTGTTCGGGGTGTCCGTGATGCTGATCGAGAAGCAGATCCAGAAACTGGACGAGTGGAGAGCGAAGCTCG AGAGCGTCCTCCTCAAGCCAGAGGTGGCTGAGACTGAGCGGCGTGTCGGTGAGGACCAGCCGCCGCCGGCCAGAGGAGACAACACGGTCATCATTTACAACAGAGTGCCCCAGACGGCCAGCACGTCCTTCACCAACATCGCCTACGACCTCTGCAGGAAAAACCAGTTCCACGTCCTGCACGTCAACATCTCCCCAAACAaccctgtcctctctctgcaggaccag ATTCGTGTTGTGAAAAACATCACCTCATGGAAAGAGAAGAAGCCCGGCTTCTACCACGGCCACATGGCTTATCTGGACTTCGCAAAGTAA
- the LOC115404142 gene encoding lysozyme C-like, which yields MVMRSLVFLLLLLAVSSAKVFERCEWARVLKKYGMDGYRGVTLADWVCLSQWESSYDTRATNYNGPGSTDYGIFQINSRYWCEDGSPTSNGCNIKCSELLSDDVGAAINCAKRVVKDPQGVRAWVAWKRHCENQDLSSYVQGCGV from the exons ATGGTCATGAGGAGTctggtgttcctgctgctgctgctggctgtgagCAGTGCCAAAGTGTTTGAGCGCTGCGAATGGGCCCGAGTGTTGAAGAAATATGGGATGGACGGGTACCGAGGCGTCACCCTGGCTGACT GGGTGTGCCTGTCTCAGTGGGAGTCCAGCTATGACACCAGAGCCACCAACTACAACGGACCCGGCTCCACAGACTACGGCATCTTCCAGATCAACAGCCGCTATTGGTGCGAGGACGGCTCCCCTACAAGCAACGGCTGCAACATCAAATGCAGCG AGCTTCTGAGTGACGACGTTGGTGCAGCGATCAACTGTGCCAAGCGTGTGGTGAAGGATCCTCAAGGCGTCAGAGCCTG GGTGGCCTGGAAACGTCACTGTGAGAACCAGGACCTGAGCTCCTATGTGCAGGGATGTGGTGTGTGA